The DNA region tatatatatatatatataaaaaaaagttaacacAACACATAAATGATTTTCATCTCTTTTAAGGAGCTCatcttttatttcaatataatttgtatattctCAATCTTTGTTTTTcccttgtttttttttctctgtTTTTTGGGTATCAATCAAACAAGACCGGCTTCCTTATTAAATAGTTATTGTGGTAGTTGTCTAGTAGTAAAAAGGCATAAATAAATTGAAGATTCTCtaacaatataatattgtaataaacCCATGATCATCATCTTCAACGGTTGGGTTTATTTTGGAGCCCTCTATCTCTCACTCATCAAGAAAATCACCATGGAATTTGATGACATGAAGCTATCTAATCTACTTCCGATGTCCACCGTTTTCCTATCCATTCTGTTGCCCTTCATCTTGTTTCTCATAAACAATCAGCGTAAGAAATGGACGACATCACATGAGAATCGAGCAAAGGTACCACCTGGCTCTATGGGCATACCAGTGGTGGGGCAAAGCCTGACTCTCCTATGGACGATGAAATCAAACACAGCCGACAAATGGGTCTCCGACAGAGTAAACAAGTATGGTGCCGTGTCCAAGCTAAGCCTGTTTGGAAAGCCGACTGTCCTTATCCACGGCCAGGCCGCAAACAAGTTCGTATTTGGCGGCAACAGTGATCAGTTGGGGAACAGCCAGACGGAATCGGGGAAAACACTGATGGGGGAACGGAACATTCTAGAACTAAGTGGGGAGGATCATAAACGGGTGAGGGGAGCACTTGTATCGTTCTTGAAGCCTGAGTGTTTGAAGGAGTATGTTGGTAAGATGGATCAAGAACTCCAAACCCACCTTCAAACCCATTGGACTCCCGCCGCCGCTACACAGAAAAGCATCACGGTAAGTAATTATCATTCATTCATGAGAAGTGAGAACcatgtatattatataaatgaatctCTCTGTCTGTTTCAAGGTTGTGCCCCTGATGAAGAACCTTACTTTCAACATAATATGTTCTCTTCTATTTGGGCTGGAGCATGGGTCAAGGAGAGAAGAGTTACTAAACTGTTTTCAGGTTCTAATAGCCGGATTGTGGTCACTACCGATCAATCTTCCCTTCACGCAATACAGAAGAAGTCTCAAGGCCAGTCTCAAGATCACTCACATACTTAAGGACGTCATTCGAGAAAAGAAAGCAAAGCTAGTTGCTGCGAAAGGATCAACTAACGAGGACATCATCGCTTCCTTGATCAGCAGCAAAGTATCCGACGAAGAGATCATTCACAACATGAAGCTTATGATGGTTGCAGGCCATGACACCTCTTCCACCGTCCTATCATTCATTATTAGGCTCCTCGCCCGCGATCCTGTCGTTTATGAAACCCTTCTTCAAGGTGATAATAAATTAGTTGTGGTGTACAACCAACCCGGTTGGGTGTAATtgaatataaaagatttaattacATCTGATTGCAGAACAAGAAGAAGTATCCAGAAGCAAAGGTTCCCGGGTGCTGCTTACAAGGGAAGATCTAGGGAAGATGAAATATACATGGAAAGTAGCTTTAGAAATTTTGAGATTGGTTCCTCCACTCTTTGGAGGGTTTAGGAGAGCCCTAAAAGATATTGAGTATGAAGGTTTCCTAATTCCCAAAGGATGGCAAGTAAGTGTGTGAATGACTCAATAAATACAAAATCTTACATGGTTGGttgtaaaagaaattaatttacttCTTTCAATGACCCTTTTATAATGAAGGTTTTATGGGTATCAAGCATGACTCATATGGACAATAACATATTCCCAGATGCGTCCAAGTTTGAGCCATCAAGATTTGATAACCCAGGAAGCGTTCCACCTTACTCCTACATTCCCTTTGGAGCTGGGCCTCGGATATGCCCAGGATACGAGTTTGCTAAAATTGAGATTCTGGTCACAATCCATTACATTGTCACCCGCTTCAAATGGAAACTATGCTGCGACGATAATTTCTTTGGACGTGAACCAATGCCAATGCCTACTCAAGGACTTCCCATTCAAATTGTTTCTAAGGAGTAGCTAAAAGAAGCTGTAACTATACATATATATGCTAATAAgtgaacaaacaaacaaacagatTAGGCTACCTCAAAATACGTAGTAGTATTCCAAACTTTATGTTATTATACTTCTGCATTGAAATATGTATCATAGGGAATTGTGATAATGATGTTACTTGTCAATGATGTGATGTTAATATTGTCTCGAAATGACTATTTCTTAAAACGATTGTAGAGCAGAGGTCGACTATTATTCTCTTTGTAAATTCTCACAAGCCATTGAATTGATATTTCAAACATGTATTATGCAATATCAGGAATTCAATTGTTTACTCCTCACCACTGGAAAATGTCAACCTTGGCAACCACTGGAAAATGTCAACCTTGGCAACACCTAGATGACAGCCCCAACCTCAGGTGAGATTGTAATTTTATCAGAACAACAATCCTTGTGATAAAAAAATCCTAAACTTATGGAAGGTACAAATCAATTCAAGTATAATGTCATTTTGGCTAaagtttaatgatttttatattttaaatcaagtaATTGATGGCACATTTATTCTTCTTtggttacatttttttttattaacttccTTTCCTTCTAATGACCCGGCATATCTATTCTTCTTTGCTGCCAGATTCAGTAGCAGGCATCAGTCCGTAGAACATATAAAAATGAGTTGGTTGTGTCGCGAAGTACTCTTGTGTACCTAcgaaatcattttttatatttattatgttctAGAATTAAAGACAATTTGATTAGTATGACAACTCCAAAAGAACGGAGTAACCATAATGAGGGATCAGCAAGCTGTGTCATCCTCAGAAGGACATGTTTATGACATTGACGATAACTAGAAACATGGAGGCTTGCCAGTTATCAAGGTACCAGATAGTGTATACTCACTGTTTGATTGGAAAACAACACCTAATAAAGATCCCTAAGAAGAGCTCATTGCAGTTAATTAATTCTGATATTTGTGGACAGCAATAACACCAACTACTAAAAGTAGAAAAAGGTATTTGCTCACTTTTatagatgttttttttttagaaaagtgtAGATTTACTATTTAAGTGAAAAATCTGAgacttttaaaaactttaagtTGGCTGTTAAACAGGAGTGTGGAAAATCATTAGTTTGCTTACGTATTGATAGAGGGGGAGTGTTCTCTTCACTAAAGTTTAACAACTTTTGTGAAAAACGTGGGATTAAGAGACAATTAACAACTACTTACACCCCACAACAAAACGGTATAACTTAACAgagaaacaaaatcaaacaaaattatcataaattcagTTAGAAGCATGTTGTTAGCTAAAGCTAGTTCCAAGAATTTTCTGGCTGAGGCAGTTGAATGGAATATTCATATAATGAACAGATGTTTCCCTGTTGCATTAAAAGGAAAGACACTAGAGAAAACATGGAACAATGTCATTCTATAAGTTGAGTACTTTAGAATAGATGATAAAAGTCATATGATTGTGTCCTATTTGGTATAAAAGAATTCTTAGGTACTTGAAAACAACTGTGGAGTGGgggaatattctaaaaaaagagGAGATTTGAAAGATTTAATTGGTTTCTACGACAGTGATTATGTTGGTGACTATGATTAGAGGGACGAATCAGGGCTCGGGTGGGCTCTACtccgaaaaaaaaaattaattattaaaaaaattataaaactttacTCTTATATACTTGTTtatagaaatatgacattattCTTTgtctcttaaaaaaattaatataattcattgttttatatttaattattaaaaaaaattataaaactttacttttatatacttgttttttcaaaaaaaaaaaattattattttaaatctaccttaaattttttcaagCCTATCCCAGTTCGAAATTTTGGGTCCATTGTATTTTTGTTAGACGATGAAAAatagaatgataaaaaaaaaacagtctATATAGTGACTATTTCAGAACTGAATCTGAGTTTGTGGCAGCTGCTTCTTGCATTTATCAAGCAATTGGAATAAGAGAATTTTGAGtactataatattttagagaaatgattaggaaaataaaaaaaatatatatttttttctttttttcttcaatttttttgttttcaatCAATGAGATGGTACCATGTcattctctctccctctctaaATTATCCTCAAAAAGAGTCTATTGTATGATTCTATATTGTGATAATGCATCTGCTAAAAAGTTGTCAAAAAATACGAGATATTGCTAATGACAAGATGATTGAATTAGTTCATTGTCCCACTAAAGAACAGTCCACATATGACATGACTAAAGCAATAAAATTGAATGTTTTTATCAAATTGAgagaaacaataaaatatttaaactctaatataaatgtataatgaGTTTAATTAGTAGGGAGGATTTgttggaaaaaaataaatagttttaagttgttttatttaattaaaataaaagagctAGTCTGGGCATGTCTCACATGATTACTTTTATTTAGTATTTCAATTATTAAGTAAGTAGTATTAGTGCCTTTATTTTAGGTAGATTAGTTAACATGTTATTTGGTTAAGTTGTAGGCTATTTAAAGTCAACtcttttattaatgaaattagttatttatttagcTTACAACATTGCCAAGGTGTGTTGACCTCACTCGTTGGGTCGACTCCTGGGTTGACTCAGAGACGTGCAGGGTTACAGGGCTGGCTGATGCAGGGTGGTCAGCCGATCTGTCACCGACGTCTCTCTAGTTCACAGgtttttacttctttttttaacaagttttttccgcaaaacaaagacaaaatgataagttttttattaattcgaaattatttaaaatataaaattatggtATAAAAAAGGAGTGTGTACAAATAACAATCAAACAAAGCCTAAGCCTGTCTccttattgaataaataatgtGCCGGCTGTTTAGCTATTAATAAAAGGGCACAAAtcattttaagattttatatcaGTATAGTATTGTAATAAACTAATGACCATCTTCAAAGTTGACCATCTATTTAAGACCCTTCTATCTATCTCTCATAAAGAAAATGACCATGGCAGATGACATGAATCTTCTTATGATTTCCACCGTTTTCCTAACCATTCTATTGCCCATCATCTTGTTTCTCATAAACAATCAACGTAAGAGATCACATGAGAATCATCATACAAAGGTACCACCTGGTTCTATGGGCTTACCAGTGGTGGGGCAGAGCCTGACTCTCCTGTGGACGATGAAATCAAACACAGCCGACAAATGGGTTTCCGACAGAGTAAACAAGTATGGTGCCGTGTCCAAACTAAGCCTGTTTGGAAAGCCGACTGTCTTTATCCACGGCCAGGCCGCAAACAAGTTCGTATTTAGCAGCAGCAGTGATCAGTTGGGGAACAGCCAGCCGGAATCGGTGAAAACACTAATGGGGGAACGGAACATTCTAGAACTAAGTGGGGAGGATCATAAACGGCTGAGGGGCGCAATTATGTCGTTCTTGAAGCCTGAGTGTTTGAAGGAGTATATTGGAAAGATGGACCAAGAAGTCCAAACCCATCTTCAAACCCATTGGACCCCCGCCGCGGATACACAGAAAAGCATCACGGTAAGTAATTCTCTCTgtttaattcattcattcattcattcatgagaaccatatattaaaatgaaactCTCTGTCTGTTTCAAGGTTGTTCCCCTGATGAAGAACCTTACTTTCAACATAATATGTTCTCTTCTAATTGGGATGGAACGTGGGTCAAGGAGAGAAGAGTTACTAAACTGTTTTCAGGATCTAGTAGCTGGATTGTGGTCACTACCCATCAATCTTCCCTTCACGCAATACAGAAGAAGTCTCAAGGCCGGTGTCAAGATCACTGACATAATTAAGGACCTCATTCGTCAAAAGAAAGCAAAGCTGGCTGCTGCTGCGAAAGGATCAACTAACGAGGACATCATCACTTCCTTGATCAGCAGCAAAGTATCCGACGAAGAGATCATTCACAACATGAAGGCTATCATGATTGCAGGCCATGACACCTCTGCCACCGTCCTAACATTCATTATTAGGCTCCTCGCCCGCGATCCTGTCGTTTATGAAACCCTTCTTCAAGGTGATATTAAACTAGTTGTTTACAACCAACCCAACAGGGTgtaattgaatttaaaagatttaCATCTGATTGCAGAACAAGAAGAAGTATCCAGAAGCAAAGGTTCACGGCTGCTGCTTACATGGGAAGATCTTGGGAAGATGAAATATACATGGAAAGTAGCtttagaaattatgagattGGTTCCTCCAGTCTTTGGAGGGTTTAGGAAAGCACTAAAAGATATTGAGTATGAAGGTTTCCTAATTCCCAAAGGATGGCAAGTAAGTGTGCATGATTCGATAAATACAAAATCTTATATGGttgcaaaataaattaatatactgGCGCTTTTATGAATGAAGGTTTTATGGGTATCAAGCATGACTCATATGGACAATAAGATATTCCCAGAAGCATCCAAGTTTGAGCCATCAAGATTTGATAACCAAGGAAGCGTTCCACCTTACTGCTACATTCCCTTTGGAGCAGGGCCTCGGGTATGCCCAGGATACGAGTTTGCTAAAATTGAGATTCTGGTCACAATCCATTACATTGTCACCCGCTTCAAATGGAAGTTATGCTGCGACGATAATTTCTTTGGACGTGATCCATTGCCAATGCCTACTCAAGGACTTCCCATTCAAATTGTTTCTAAGGAGTAGCTAGAAGAAGCTTACTACTATACATATATATGCTAATAAGTGAACAAACAAATAGATTAGGCTACCTCAAAgtattattatacttttttattgaaatatgtaTCATAGGAAATTCTGATAATGATGTTACTTATCAATGATGTGATGCTAATATTGTCTCGAAATGACTATTTCTTAAAACAATTGTAGAGAAAGGTCGACTATCTCTTGGTAAATTCTCTTAAgccattgaataaatatttcaaacatgTATTATGCAATATCAGGAATTCAATTGTTTACTCCTCACCACTGTAAAACGCCAATCTTGGCAACACCTAGATGACAGCCCCAACCTCAGGTGAGATTGTAATTTTATCGGAACAACAATCCTTGTGATAAAAAAATCCTAAACTTATGGAAGGTACAAATCAATTCAAGtatatgtcatttttattattaatgttcaAGTATCTTATTTGTCATTTTTGCTAaagtttaatgatttttatattttaaatcaagtCATTTCTAATGTTTATTATGTTCTAGAAGTAAAGGACAAATTGATTAGTATGGGACAACTCCAAAAAAACGGAGTAACCATAGGCCAATGAGGGATCTGCAAACTGTACTTTACTCGGAAGGGCATGTTTATGACATTGATGATAACTAGAACAAGATGTTTGTGATCATTGTTGATGTACTTCCAATAAAGATGAGAAGCCACTTGAAATATCTTATTTCCAAGTGAAAGATGAAAATGTTTCTCAACTCTGGCATTATAGACTCAAAAAATGGTTAAGGGCTCGCCCAGTTATCAAATCTGTTTGGTTGGAAAACAACACCCAAAAAAGATCAATAGCTCATAAAAAAAGGTCGCTGTTAATTCATTCTGATATTTGTGGACCAATAACCAACTACTCAAAGTAGAAAATGGTATTTGCTCATTTtatagatgattttttttttagaaaagtgtTGATTTACTATTTAAGTGAAAAATTTGTGACccttaaagtttttaaaaactttaagtTGGCTGTTGAAAAGGAGTGTGGAGAATCATTAGCTTGCTTACGTATTGATTGTGGGAGAGCATTCTCTTCACTAGAGTTTAACAACTTTTATGAAGAAGGTGAGATTAAGAGACAATTAACAACTGCTTACACGCCACAACAAAGCGGTATAACTGAACGGATAAGCAAAAGACAGTTGAATGGAATACTCATATAATGAACAGAATTTACTGTTGCATTAAAAGGAAAGACACCAGAGAAACATGAAACAATGTCATTTCATCAATTGAGTACTAGTAGAACTTTTGGATGTCTTGCTAATGTGCATGTTTTTTacagaaaaatattaatgttgaaaaaaaataaaaaaataaaagtcatgATTGTGTCCTATTTGTTACAAGTAGTGAGTCCAAACTTATATGTTATATGATCCAATTGTAAGAAATGTTATAATATGTCGAGATGTTATCTTTGAAGAGGAGAAAAGTTAAGATTGGAAAAAAGACTCAATATagaaatgtaaagaattagaatAGAAAAATTATGTTCTGGAAGAAAAAAGTGACAGTTCTGAACttgaataacaataaaattgtgAGCAAGAATCAAAACAGAAGcaacaacataaataatataaacttcCAATCAAGACACTACTAATAAAGTAGCTCCAAAATCAATTTCTGTGGCTGGATTTAGAAAACTGAGAAGGGAAAATAGAAGAGCTCCTACTTGTCAGAGAGATTATGTATGTGAAGATTAACTAtctgatgaagatgatgaaacaAGTCAACTAGAATTTATGTCACAGTGGACCAAAAAATTTTGAAGAGGCAGCAGAGAACCAAATGTGGCGAGGCTATGAGACAAAAACTGAAGGCTATTGAGAAAAATGGTACATGAAAATTAGTGGAACTGTCAAAGAGTGTAAGGAGAATAGGAGTCAAATGGGTGTTTAAAACAAAGCTTAACGAATTTGGGAAAGTTGATATACACAAAGAAAGACTCCTTGTAAAAGGTTATGCTCAGAAATTATGGAGTGAATTACAATGAAGTAGCATGATGGGATACGATCAGATTGGTGATTGTCATGGTTGCACAAAATGGTTGGAGCATTTACCAACTTAATGTGAAGAACTAACAAAAGATGTCTATGTGGATCAGCCTCGAggattttaaaagaaatgagaaGAGCACAAAGTATACAAGTTTAAAAAATCTTCTTAAACAAGCCTCAAGAGCCTGGTCCAGTAAGATTGACAACTACTTTCTGCAGCAAGGATTTACAAAGTGCTCATTTGAATATACTTTATTTGTTAAGTGGTTTTAATAAAGCggtttaaagaaataaattatgatagtaagtctttatgttgatgatttaataattactaaaaatgaTGTGGATTTAATTAAAGTGTTTAAAACTTCTATGATGCATGCGTTCGAAATGACAGATCTTGGAaagattgatatattttttaggtgttgaagtcttaaaaaaaaaattgatggtatttttgtcaatcaaagaaaATACGCCTATGAAATTTTAGAACGGTTTGACATGGTTGGCTATAATCTggtaaaaaatacaattataccAGGGATGAAATTGGTTAAAAATGAGAAAGACATTAGAGTGGATGTCACTGAATATAAGAACATTGTAGGCAGCTTGAAATATTTAACTGTAATTAGACCAGAACTCATGTTTGTGATTGGTCTGGTTAGAAGATATATGGAAAGTCCTACTAAAATTCACTTGAATTTGGTGAAAAGAATTATCAGGTATTTGAAGGTAACTGAGGAGTGGGGAATATTCTACAAAAGAGGAAATTTGAAAGATTTAATTGGTTTCACCTGACAGTGATTACGCTGGTGACTATGATGATAGGAAAGTACATATggatatgttttttttgttgggtGAAGCATGGTTCTCAAAGAAGCCGTCTATAGTGACTCTTTCAACAATTGAAGTTGAGTTTGTGGCAGCTGCTTTTTGCATTTATCAAGCAATTTGATTGAAGAGATTTCTGAGTGCTCTCAGTTATCCTCACAAGAGGACTGTATGATTCTATATTGTGATAATGCATCTACTATAATTAATGTTGTCAAAAAAATACAGTTAAACATGGGAAGAGTAAGGACACTCATGTAAGGTATCATTTCATTCTAGATATTGCTAATGACGAGAGTAAGCACATTCATGTAAgatatcatttcattcgagataTTGCTAATGACAAGGTGATTGAATTAGTTCATTGTCCCACTGAAGAACAGTAAGCAGATAGCATGACTAAAGTAGTAagattatatgtttttatcGAGATTCAATGAATATGAATAACCTTACTGATTTAAACTCTAATGTAAATGCATAATGAGTTTATGGGAGGATTttgtttggaaaaaaaaaatggttttaagctgttttatttaattaaaataaaagaccCAACTATAGGACATGTCTCACCTGATTACTTTTATTTAGTATTTCAGTTATTATTAGTAAAAGGTGATAGTGACTTTATTTAAGgtagattaattaatatgttatttggGGGGACCCCGGGTGAAGTTGCAGGTTATTTAAAGTCAACTAATAGTCATTTTGGTTTTgacaaatcattttaaaattttatatcaatatAGTATTGTAATTTGTAATAAACTAATGACCATCTTCAAAGTTGACtatctatttatatatctatttaagACCCTTCTATATGTCTCTCACTCACTCACTCATAAAGAAAATGACCATGGCAGATGACATGAAGCTATCTAATCTTCTTCAGATGTCCACCGTTTTCCTGTCCATTCTATTGCCCTTTATCTTGTTTCTCATAAACAATCAACGTAAGAGATCACATGAGAATCATCATACAAAGGTACCACCTGGTTCTATGGGCTTACCAGTGGTGGGGCAGAGCCTGACTCTCCTGTGGACGATGAAATCAAACACAGCCGACAAATGGGTCTCCGATAGAGTAAACAAGTATGGTGCCGTGTCCAAACTAAGCCTGTTTGGAAAGCCGACTGTCTTTATCCACGGCCAGGCCGCAAACAAGTTCGTATTTAGCAGCAGCAGTGATCAGTTGGGGAACAGCCAGCCGGAATCGGTGAAAACACTAATGGGGGAACGGAACATTACAGAGATGAGTGGAGAGGATCATAAACGGCTGAGGGGCGCACTTATGTCGTTCTTGAAGCCTGAGTGTTTGAAGGAGTATATTGGAAAGATGGACCAAGAAGTCCAGACCCACCTTCAAACTCATTGGACCCCCTCCGTGGATACACAGAAAAGCATCACGGTAAGTAATTATCTCTCTCTgtttaattcattcattcattataaaaatgaatCTATCTTGTCTGTTTCAAGGTTGTTCCCCTGATGAAAAACCTTACTTTCAACATAATCTCTTCTCTTCTAATTGGGATAGAACGTGGATCAAGGAGAGAAGAGTTATTAAACTATTTTCGGGACCTAGTAAACGGGATGTGGACGATCCCCATCAATCTTCCCTTCACGCAATACAGAAGAAGTCTCAAGGCCGGTGTTAAGATCACTGACATAATTAAGGACCTCATTTGCCAAAAGAAAGCAAAGCTGGCTGCTGCCAAAGGATCAACTAACGAGGACATCATCACTTCCTTGATCAGCAACAAATTATCCGACGAAGAGATCATTCACAACATCAAGCTTATCATGGTTGCAGGCCATGACACCATTGCCACCGTCCTAATATTCATTATTAGGCTCCTCGGCCGCGATCCTGTCGTTTATGAAACCCTTCTTCAAGGTGATTGTAAATTAGTTGTTTACAACCAACCGGGTGtaattgaattcaaaatatttacatCTGATTGCAGAACAAGAAGAGGTATCCAGAAGCAAAGGTTCACGGATGCTGCTTACTTGGGAAGATCTAGGGAAGATGAAATATACATGGAAAGTAGCtttagaaattatgagattGGTTCCTCCCGTCTTTGGAGGGTTTAGGAAAGCACTAAAAGATATTGAGTATGAAGGTTTCCTAATTCCCAAAGGATGGCAAGTAAGTGTGCATGATTtgataaatacaaaatattgtaTGGTTgcaaaagaaattaatatacttCTTTCAATGGCGCTTCTATAAATGAAGGTTCTATGGGTATCAAGCATGACTCATATGGACAATAACATATTCCCAGAAGCATCCAAGTTTGAGCCATCAAGATTTGATAACCAAGGAAGCGTTCCACCTTACTGCTACATTCCCTTTGGAGCAGGGCCTCGGGTATGCCCAGGATACGAGTTTGCTAAAATTGAGATTCTGGTCACAATCCATTACATAGTCACCCGATTCAAATGGAAGTTATGCTGCGACGATAATTTCTTTGGACGTGATCCAGTGCCAATGCCTACTCAAGGACTTCCCATTCAAATTGTTTCTAGGGAGGAGAAGTAAACAATTAACACTAAATGGTTTCTCTTTGGCTAGCAATCAAAATTGTATTTTGTAATCAGATGTACTATGCTAATAAAAGAATACCAAAAGAAACTGTTTTCAACTATTCAAGGAAATATGTTCCATGTCTAGCACAACAACTCGCCGACATAATTTCCCACTTCAATTTGGTGTTTTCAACAATAATCAAACCAAAGATGTTAGGGTAATATACTGACTTAGTCTATGTTGATTGTCATTGAACTACTTAGATTAGATGACTGGAAAATAATGTGTTAAAGTTGAGAATTTATTCAGAAAAGTTCAATTAAAAGCTATCTAGTTTGAATGTTGGGACAAGAAATTCAAGCTAAATTCCAAATTTAGCCCAGACATGATTGAATCTTCAGGGGGAAGATATCAAATGTCATTATGGTTCTTGTTTCTTTACTCCTACCATTATTTGATGTCTCAATCCAGATTTTATATCAAAACTTCAAAAGCTGTGTAGTGGAGTGAGAGAAAGTTATTTGCAGCGAGCCTCTTTCAGCTTCTCCTTCTTCCATTGCGGCAAGGATTTATATAGTTGTCAATGTAAGATTAACAGGAGAATACATAAGCTGTTTGTTAACCATATATGAGCCCAATACAATATACAACAAAATGCACAATCAGTCAAATAACTTCTACTTTACAGTCTGCATCTGTTCACTTTGCTTAATACTTATGCGTTCGTTCTATTTTACTGAATCCTTCCATCAACTTGTAATCTATATATACAGGGGGGACGACAGACAGATAGACAGGAGACTGACCCGGGAAAAG from Impatiens glandulifera chromosome 5, dImpGla2.1, whole genome shotgun sequence includes:
- the LOC124940175 gene encoding beta-amyrin 28-monooxygenase-like, which translates into the protein MNLLMISTVFLTILLPIILFLINNQRKRSHENHHTKVPPGSMGLPVVGQSLTLLWTMKSNTADKWVSDRVNKYGAVSKLSLFGKPTVFIHGQAANKFVFSSSSDQLGNSQPESVKTLMGERNILELSGEDHKRLRGAIMSFLKPECLKEYIGKMDQEVQTHLQTHWTPAADTQKSITVVPLMKNLTFNIICSLLIGMERGSRREELLNCFQDLVAGLWSLPINLPFTQYRRSLKAGVKITDIIKDLIRQKKAKLAAAAKGSTNEDIITSLISSKVSDEEIIHNMKAIMIAGHDTSATVLTFIIRLLARDPVVYETLLQEQEEVSRSKGSRLLLTWEDLGKMKYTWKVALEIMRLVPPVFGGFRKALKDIEYEGFLIPKGWQVLWVSSMTHMDNKIFPEASKFEPSRFDNQGSVPPYCYIPFGAGPRVCPGYEFAKIEILVTIHYIVTRFKWKLCCDDNFFGRDPLPMPTQGLPIQIVSKE
- the LOC124937742 gene encoding beta-amyrin 28-monooxygenase-like is translated as MTMADDMKLSNLLQMSTVFLSILLPFILFLINNQRKRSHENHHTKVPPGSMGLPVVGQSLTLLWTMKSNTADKWVSDRVNKYGAVSKLSLFGKPTVFIHGQAANKFVFSSSSDQLGNSQPESVKTLMGERNITEMSGEDHKRLRGALMSFLKPECLKEYIGKMDQEVQTHLQTHWTPSVDTQKSITVVPLMKNLTFNIISSLLIGIERGSRREELLNYFRDLVNGMWTIPINLPFTQYRRSLKAGVKITDIIKDLICQKKAKLAAAKGSTNEDIITSLISNKLSDEEIIHNIKLIMVAGHDTIATVLIFIIRLLGRDPVVYETLLQEQEEVSRSKGSRMLLTWEDLGKMKYTWKVALEIMRLVPPVFGGFRKALKDIEYEGFLIPKGWQVLWVSSMTHMDNNIFPEASKFEPSRFDNQGSVPPYCYIPFGAGPRVCPGYEFAKIEILVTIHYIVTRFKWKLCCDDNFFGRDPVPMPTQGLPIQIVSREEK
- the LOC124939896 gene encoding beta-amyrin 28-monooxygenase-like, with translation MEFDDMKLSNLLPMSTVFLSILLPFILFLINNQRKKWTTSHENRAKVPPGSMGIPVVGQSLTLLWTMKSNTADKWVSDRVNKYGAVSKLSLFGKPTVLIHGQAANKFVFGGNSDQLGNSQTESGKTLMGERNILELSGEDHKRVRGALVSFLKPECLKEYVGKMDQELQTHLQTHWTPAAATQKSITVVPLMKNLTFNIICSLLFGLEHGSRREELLNCFQVLIAGLWSLPINLPFTQYRRSLKASLKITHILKDVIREKKAKLVAAKGSTNEDIIASLISSKVSDEEIIHNMKLMMVAGHDTSSTVLSFIIRLLARDPVVYETLLQEQEEVSRSKGSRVLLTREDLGKMKYTWKVALEILRLVPPLFGGFRRALKDIEYEGFLIPKGWQVLWVSSMTHMDNNIFPDASKFEPSRFDNPGSVPPYSYIPFGAGPRICPGYEFAKIEILVTIHYIVTRFKWKLCCDDNFFGREPMPMPTQGLPIQIVSKE